The following proteins are co-located in the Arctopsyche grandis isolate Sample6627 chromosome 3, ASM5162203v2, whole genome shotgun sequence genome:
- the LOC143909465 gene encoding uncharacterized protein LOC143909465, giving the protein MKCHLFICLLFTILVAVLAVCYNDVCDRECREMHFDSGNCEGEECYCYISGIKLDNIKQVNIAPTVVDENPSAITDEPVQNLLKTVILPRICYDFQCSYNCRMAGYKSGYCSFQTCYCIKY; this is encoded by the exons ATGAAGTGTCATTTGTTTATATGTTTGCTATTTACCATCTTGGTTGCCGTTTTGGCCGTGTGTTACAATGACGTTTGCGATCGGGAGTGCCGGGAAATGCATTTCGACTCTGGAAACTGCGAAGGAGAAGAATGCTACTGCTACATATCTG gaATTAAATTGGACAACATTAAACAAGTAAATATTGCTCCTACTGTAGTAGATGAAAACCCCTCCGCTATTACag ATGAACCGgttcaaaatttattgaaaaccgTAATATTACCTAGAATTTGCTATGATTTTCAATGCTCCTACAATTGCAGAATGGCCGGATACAAGAGTGGCTACTGTTCCTTCCAGACATGTTATTGCATTAAATATTAG